Proteins from a single region of Runella sp. SP2:
- a CDS encoding T9SS type A sorting domain-containing protein encodes MQKLLLSIAFIVGVLWQSLAQTIPSFPGAEGFGAVATGGRGGSVYYVTNLNCSGPGSLQNGLNQTGAKYILFKVSGVIPCAAEVFKGDVTIAGQTSPGGIIVRGIILDEIYEQNTHSRNVIIRHLRSRPKPTQTLPNQGYVLDDGLRLDGASNVIVDHCSFANAIDESVQISHSRNITIQNCMLSETLGEHFHLGGMLVNYSRADHPQDNISIHHNVWNRIGGRFPELSCESPFCSSAPLNIEITSNLFWDQQIQTWYNACTSGGSDCTNFRLNLNFTNNYSVVRSTYNGPLASADFLSNASNRLFVSGNRLNRYAQYSDYQLFYCCNDFNTNAPNTSLGTAQRLTTRHSFPLITLTAATDLPTYAAKNVGAFPRDPMDRRLLAPIASNTIASQAINGTDYFNDAFLLDTAPPPPVDADNDGMPNDWETANGLNPNVQDHNGTQLSKKFTGVEGYTNLECYLNELSDKLVGQTSVVVIPPSTTITGIELTPSERISASVSPNPAESGIVVKVTGQTGRLWRFELLDALGRVVLQENNIATREKSSALPRLLPNGTYTIRIYLDNQTFSQKVVVLK; translated from the coding sequence ATGCAAAAACTATTGTTGAGTATTGCCTTTATTGTTGGCGTTTTATGGCAAAGTTTAGCCCAAACCATTCCTTCTTTTCCAGGGGCGGAGGGCTTTGGAGCGGTGGCTACGGGAGGGCGCGGTGGTAGTGTTTATTACGTCACCAATCTCAATTGCTCTGGGCCTGGGTCGTTACAAAACGGTTTGAACCAAACGGGAGCTAAGTATATTTTGTTCAAAGTGAGTGGGGTGATTCCGTGTGCCGCCGAAGTTTTCAAAGGGGATGTTACCATTGCGGGGCAAACTTCCCCAGGAGGAATCATTGTTCGGGGTATTATTTTGGACGAAATCTACGAGCAAAACACCCACTCACGCAATGTGATTATTCGCCACCTGCGTTCGCGCCCAAAACCTACCCAAACATTGCCTAACCAAGGGTACGTACTTGATGACGGCTTGCGGCTCGACGGTGCTTCAAACGTCATCGTGGATCATTGTTCGTTTGCCAATGCCATTGACGAAAGTGTGCAAATTTCGCATTCACGCAATATTACCATTCAAAACTGTATGCTGTCCGAAACCCTCGGCGAGCACTTTCATTTGGGGGGAATGTTGGTCAATTATTCGCGTGCCGACCATCCGCAAGACAATATTAGCATTCACCACAATGTTTGGAATCGGATTGGGGGGCGTTTTCCTGAATTGTCGTGTGAGTCACCCTTTTGTAGCTCGGCGCCACTCAATATCGAAATCACTTCGAATCTTTTTTGGGATCAGCAGATTCAGACGTGGTACAACGCCTGTACGTCGGGTGGGAGCGATTGTACCAATTTTCGACTGAACCTCAATTTTACCAACAACTACTCGGTGGTTCGTTCTACTTACAACGGCCCATTAGCCTCGGCCGATTTTTTGTCCAACGCGTCCAATCGGCTGTTCGTTTCAGGGAATCGTTTGAATAGATATGCGCAATATTCAGATTATCAGTTATTTTACTGCTGCAATGATTTTAACACAAACGCCCCCAACACCAGTTTAGGAACTGCTCAACGCCTCACAACGCGCCATTCGTTTCCATTAATTACGCTTACAGCGGCGACTGACTTGCCAACCTATGCTGCCAAAAATGTGGGCGCGTTTCCCCGTGACCCGATGGATCGGCGTTTGTTGGCACCAATTGCCTCAAACACGATTGCTTCCCAAGCCATCAACGGCACCGATTATTTCAACGACGCATTTCTGTTGGATACCGCCCCACCGCCACCTGTCGATGCTGATAACGATGGAATGCCCAACGACTGGGAAACTGCCAATGGCCTGAATCCCAACGTACAAGACCACAATGGAACGCAACTCTCTAAAAAATTTACGGGGGTAGAAGGGTACACCAATTTGGAATGTTACCTCAACGAACTTTCGGATAAATTGGTAGGCCAAACGAGCGTAGTTGTGATACCTCCAAGCACGACAATTACGGGGATTGAACTCACCCCAAGCGAGCGGATTTCTGCCTCGGTAAGCCCTAATCCTGCCGAATCGGGCATTGTGGTCAAAGTAACGGGGCAAACAGGCCGTCTGTGGCGTTTTGAGTTGCTCGATGCCCTCGGACGGGTGGTTTTGCAAGAAAATAACATTGCGACGCGTGAAAAATCAAGTGCACTACCTCGGTTATTACCCAATGGCACCTATACGATTCGGATTTATCTTGATAATCAGACGTTTTCGCAGAAGGTTGTGGTGTTGAAGTGA
- a CDS encoding M14 family metallopeptidase: MKKVLLLLLWSPMLWAQTISYETSKGQETATYEEIIRFYQALDKKYDQASLIEVGTTDIGKPIHLFVLSANKIFKPQAGKVTLLVNNGIHPGEPEGIDASMMWARELLEKKALPANVVLCIVPVYNVDGALNRGVSRINQNGPNTYGFRANSRNYDLNRDFIKTDSKNSESWQRMFQAWRPHIIIDNHTSNGADYQHAVTYFATQKDKFNAQVSGFFSKEFNPALDQKLSASGFPPVPYVNAFGATPETGYLGFNDGPRYSSGYASLFNCETFVVELHMLKDYPTRVKGTYAFMEITLELATKHANTIVANKQKADAAVAAQTKFPLSWKLDRTVADSITFKGFAAKYKPSEVSGLNRLYYDRNEPFTKRIPFYDHYVADLQIEKPKAYIIPQSWGRVIELLKLNGVQMQTLPKDTEMEVETYYIEDYKSPAKPYEGHYNHTGVTLRKETQKLPFYQGDYIITVNQPSNRYIVETLEPQGSDSFFSWNFFDSILAQKEHFSAYVFEDVAADLLRKDAALKQKLEERKKADEAFAKNGAAQLEFIYKNSPYSEKSYLRYPVYRLPK; this comes from the coding sequence ATGAAAAAAGTGCTACTATTACTTTTGTGGTCGCCTATGCTATGGGCACAAACCATTTCGTACGAAACCAGTAAAGGCCAAGAAACGGCTACGTACGAAGAAATTATTCGCTTCTATCAGGCTTTGGACAAAAAATACGACCAAGCGTCGCTGATTGAAGTAGGCACGACCGATATCGGCAAACCTATTCACTTATTTGTACTATCCGCCAACAAAATTTTTAAGCCACAAGCGGGAAAAGTCACTTTATTGGTCAACAACGGCATTCACCCTGGCGAACCCGAAGGAATTGATGCCAGCATGATGTGGGCACGGGAATTGTTGGAGAAGAAAGCCCTTCCTGCCAACGTTGTGCTCTGTATTGTACCTGTTTACAACGTGGACGGGGCGCTCAATCGCGGGGTTTCGCGCATCAACCAAAACGGCCCCAATACCTACGGGTTCCGCGCGAATTCCCGAAACTACGACCTGAATCGTGATTTTATCAAAACAGATTCCAAAAATTCGGAGTCGTGGCAACGGATGTTTCAAGCATGGAGACCTCACATTATTATCGACAACCACACCTCCAACGGCGCCGATTACCAACATGCTGTTACTTATTTTGCGACCCAAAAAGACAAATTCAACGCACAGGTTTCGGGCTTTTTTAGCAAAGAATTTAATCCTGCCCTCGATCAAAAACTGTCTGCTTCTGGTTTTCCTCCCGTTCCGTACGTCAACGCGTTTGGCGCTACTCCCGAAACGGGTTATTTAGGCTTTAACGATGGCCCACGCTACAGCTCTGGGTACGCGTCGTTGTTCAACTGCGAAACCTTTGTGGTAGAACTTCACATGCTCAAGGATTACCCCACACGCGTCAAAGGAACGTACGCGTTTATGGAAATTACGCTAGAACTTGCTACAAAACATGCCAACACGATTGTGGCCAACAAACAAAAAGCGGATGCAGCCGTTGCGGCTCAAACAAAATTTCCGTTGAGTTGGAAATTGGATCGCACAGTGGCAGATTCTATTACCTTTAAAGGATTTGCGGCCAAATACAAGCCCAGCGAAGTGAGCGGCCTCAATCGACTCTATTATGATAGAAATGAGCCGTTTACAAAACGTATTCCATTTTACGACCATTACGTCGCTGATTTACAAATAGAAAAGCCCAAAGCCTACATCATTCCGCAGAGTTGGGGTCGGGTAATTGAGCTTTTAAAACTCAACGGTGTACAAATGCAAACACTGCCAAAAGACACCGAAATGGAAGTCGAAACCTATTACATTGAAGACTACAAAAGCCCCGCCAAGCCTTACGAAGGGCACTATAACCACACGGGAGTAACGCTGCGTAAGGAAACCCAGAAACTCCCATTTTATCAAGGAGATTACATCATCACGGTCAATCAGCCGAGCAACCGATACATTGTCGAGACCCTTGAACCACAAGGTTCTGATTCGTTTTTTTCGTGGAATTTTTTTGATAGTATTTTGGCACAAAAAGAGCACTTTTCGGCCTATGTGTTTGAAGACGTGGCGGCCGATTTGCTCCGTAAAGACGCAGCGTTGAAGCAGAAGTTGGAAGAACGTAAAAAAGCGGACGAAGCGTTCGCCAAAAATGGTGCCGCGCAGCTAGAATTTATCTACAAAAACTCTCCGTATTCGGAGAAATCATACTTGCGGTATCCTGTGTATCGCTTGCCGAAATAG
- a CDS encoding exodeoxyribonuclease V subunit beta, producing MFKIVSSSAGSGKTYTLTKEYLKLVLQNDNAYYFKHILAITFTKAATREMKERILGRLQVFAEGGNDPMLADIIRELYPQTLNDLEGAYKVQEQALRTRAERVFKQILHDYSDFAVMTIDSFVQRVVSAFTDELGMPFSFEVEMEAGELLLMAVERLLEHTGDDSYGELTDILESFYLEAGQDGQNYHNLPEALASFATDLLNEQRYAAIVQNSELTAKDFKKIRRQLVTAIKTWENQIIKWAEEGQRLILEKGLDEKDFAYGTVFKYFKKRTEDSESMSEPGSREKDAFENDKGWLAKSARPFVVEAVETLKPQLADCYGHIEKIRLENSQHYYLYQQLIPHLYHLSLLNEIKEEFDRQLRENNRVHISEFNQKILKIVTEDPVPFIYERLGEKFNHILIDEFQDTSKLQFANLLPLIDNSLGYEHFNLAVGDSKQAIYRFRGGDMDQIIALHSKKMDRLYRSLGDSELTVERLENIRWHLKDDVLRTNRRSAREVIEFNNAFFETVEKLYRDQFPLAQEVFAQVAQEIPPNPKTGGQVNIEFVEGKEGDDENDTPVMITRTLELIRQVTEQEGFSLGDVSVLCRFKRDAKKIANHLKENGYNIISDDSLSLRFSAAVNLVTAFMRVLVKPDSRLDKYEALYLYFRLILERIPDANDNQFIKQAVESTDVHLFYNYVNKLQDTVYGQKKLDTLPSTLDTHLTPYKFLQMSAYELSEKLIQVFRLFQLVDERDYLFRFLDVVLEFSTQRGSHLADFLEYWETQKDKISISAPSDPNAITVQTIHRSKGLEYPIVIIPYADWEFVPSAKRDTMWVNLEPAEALGVSSWEAGKVEAGEAIEYMEERFLKTGSVRVTSALDQTPDAIATQYREECERVFVENLNLLYVAFTRPTRRLYVLAKAENFEKIKTPRRISYWLYQYQQSADSEQQLVDSSQVLAGDSSHTRHSAFDPRHSFYIPNVISTDRSRELRLRRLANRVFDVETFEQKKDHGNKVHYALSKVKTPSDVPMALAQMQNDGVIDSSESAEIQKSLENILKHPDLKGLFDAENTVLNEREILTPDGNLHRPDRVVFLPDDYVVILDYKTGIPLDSHSRQIKRYVNLFKEMGHKRVEALLVYIERNEVVKV from the coding sequence ATGTTCAAAATCGTTAGTTCATCGGCGGGGTCGGGCAAAACCTACACCCTCACCAAAGAATACCTCAAGCTCGTTCTCCAAAACGATAACGCTTATTATTTTAAGCACATTCTTGCTATTACGTTCACCAAAGCCGCTACCCGCGAAATGAAGGAACGGATTTTGGGGCGTTTGCAGGTATTTGCCGAAGGCGGAAACGATCCCATGTTGGCTGACATCATTCGTGAACTTTATCCCCAGACCCTCAACGACCTCGAAGGGGCCTACAAAGTGCAAGAACAAGCCCTGAGGACGCGAGCCGAACGCGTTTTTAAGCAAATTTTGCACGATTACAGCGACTTCGCTGTCATGACGATTGATAGCTTCGTCCAGCGGGTAGTGAGCGCATTTACCGACGAACTGGGGATGCCTTTTTCGTTTGAAGTGGAGATGGAAGCGGGTGAACTTTTATTGATGGCGGTAGAGCGTTTGCTCGAACATACGGGCGATGATTCCTACGGAGAATTGACCGATATTTTGGAATCTTTTTACTTGGAAGCAGGGCAGGATGGTCAAAACTATCACAATTTGCCCGAAGCATTGGCGAGTTTTGCCACCGATTTGCTCAACGAACAACGCTACGCAGCCATTGTTCAAAATTCAGAACTAACAGCCAAAGACTTCAAAAAAATCCGTCGTCAACTGGTGACTGCCATTAAAACATGGGAGAACCAAATCATTAAATGGGCGGAGGAAGGACAACGGCTAATTTTGGAGAAAGGGCTCGACGAGAAAGATTTTGCGTACGGAACGGTCTTTAAATATTTCAAAAAACGCACCGAAGATTCGGAATCGATGTCGGAACCTGGTAGTCGCGAAAAAGATGCGTTTGAAAACGACAAAGGGTGGTTGGCAAAATCAGCGCGTCCGTTTGTGGTGGAGGCAGTTGAAACTCTGAAACCGCAATTGGCTGATTGCTACGGGCACATTGAAAAGATTCGCCTCGAAAACAGTCAACATTATTATTTGTACCAACAGCTGATTCCGCACTTGTACCATTTGTCGCTGTTGAACGAAATTAAGGAAGAATTTGACCGCCAACTGCGAGAAAACAACCGCGTCCACATTTCGGAATTTAACCAAAAAATCCTCAAAATCGTCACCGAAGACCCCGTGCCGTTTATTTACGAACGTCTGGGGGAGAAATTTAACCACATTCTCATTGACGAGTTTCAAGATACTTCCAAATTACAGTTTGCCAACCTCCTGCCGCTGATTGACAATAGTTTAGGGTACGAGCACTTTAATTTGGCCGTGGGTGATTCCAAGCAGGCGATTTATCGTTTTCGAGGGGGTGACATGGATCAAATCATTGCGCTTCATTCCAAAAAAATGGACCGCCTGTATCGTTCTTTGGGCGATAGCGAACTGACGGTAGAACGCCTTGAAAATATTCGTTGGCACCTCAAAGACGATGTGCTGCGTACCAACCGCCGAAGCGCCCGCGAAGTCATTGAATTTAACAATGCTTTTTTTGAAACGGTCGAAAAACTATACCGCGACCAATTTCCGTTAGCGCAGGAAGTGTTTGCTCAAGTTGCCCAAGAAATTCCACCTAACCCCAAAACAGGAGGTCAAGTAAACATCGAATTTGTGGAAGGGAAAGAAGGCGATGACGAAAACGATACCCCCGTGATGATTACCCGAACGCTGGAGTTGATTCGGCAAGTGACAGAACAAGAGGGTTTTTCGTTGGGAGACGTGTCGGTGTTGTGCCGTTTTAAACGAGATGCCAAAAAGATTGCCAACCATTTAAAAGAAAACGGATACAATATTATTTCGGATGATTCGCTGTCGTTGCGGTTTTCGGCGGCGGTCAATCTGGTGACTGCATTTATGCGGGTACTGGTAAAACCCGATAGTCGCTTGGATAAATACGAAGCACTGTATCTTTACTTCCGCCTGATTTTGGAGCGGATTCCTGATGCGAACGACAACCAGTTTATCAAGCAAGCAGTGGAGTCCACCGATGTGCATTTGTTTTACAACTACGTGAATAAATTGCAGGATACAGTTTATGGGCAAAAAAAACTCGATACACTACCTTCTACCCTCGACACTCATTTGACGCCTTACAAGTTTCTGCAAATGAGCGCTTATGAGCTTTCGGAAAAGCTAATTCAGGTGTTTCGTTTGTTTCAACTCGTGGACGAACGCGACTATTTATTTCGCTTTTTGGACGTGGTGCTCGAATTTAGCACGCAACGCGGAAGTCACTTGGCCGACTTTTTGGAATATTGGGAAACCCAAAAAGACAAAATCTCGATTTCTGCCCCTTCCGACCCCAACGCCATCACCGTCCAGACCATCCACCGTTCCAAAGGGCTTGAATATCCCATTGTTATCATTCCGTATGCCGATTGGGAGTTTGTGCCTAGTGCCAAACGGGATACCATGTGGGTAAATTTGGAACCAGCTGAAGCATTAGGCGTATCGTCGTGGGAAGCTGGAAAGGTAGAGGCTGGAGAGGCGATAGAATACATGGAAGAAAGATTCCTAAAAACAGGTTCTGTACGAGTCACATCTGCCCTCGACCAAACACCCGACGCCATCGCAACGCAGTACCGCGAAGAATGCGAGCGGGTATTTGTCGAAAACCTGAATTTGTTGTACGTGGCCTTTACGCGTCCCACGCGGCGGTTATACGTACTGGCCAAAGCAGAAAACTTTGAAAAAATCAAAACACCTCGCCGCATTAGTTATTGGTTGTATCAGTACCAGCAGTCCGCGGACAGCGAGCAGCAGTTAGTAGATAGCAGTCAAGTGTTAGCAGGGGATAGCTCCCACACTCGACATTCTGCATTCGACCCTCGACATTCATTCTACATTCCCAACGTCATTTCAACCGACCGAAGTCGTGAATTGCGCCTCCGTCGGTTGGCCAATCGGGTGTTTGACGTGGAGACTTTTGAACAAAAAAAAGACCACGGAAACAAAGTTCACTATGCTTTGTCAAAAGTAAAAACGCCCAGCGATGTTCCGATGGCATTGGCACAAATGCAAAACGATGGAGTCATTGATTCCTCCGAATCCGCAGAAATTCAAAAAAGCCTCGAAAATATTTTAAAACATCCTGATTTGAAAGGGCTGTTCGACGCTGAAAATACGGTACTCAACGAGCGTGAAATCTTAACTCCCGATGGCAACCTTCATCGCCCCGACCGCGTCGTGTTTTTACCCGATGACTATGTGGTGATTTTAGATTATAAAACGGGGATTCCTCTCGACAGCCACAGCCGACAAATAAAACGGTACGTGAATCTATTCAAAGAGATGGGGCACAAGCGAGTTGAAGCGTTGTTGGTTTATATCGAACGAAACGAAGTAGTGAAGGTATAG
- a CDS encoding helix-turn-helix domain-containing protein: protein MKKLALQLVFVLLVHGVCAQLPIYYLDELPTIDGQSNEWPQAFFRRYRPKSRLVKSPNEMRYALGFDEMYLYGVFEVKDAHLTDLANDKSGSPRITFNDGVEFYIDTQNNSKALMEGDDFQLIMDAMGNLTVFRGGDKFLIKVNESKVPKDTMTSHFVMDYQVARRGTVNNETDQDEGYLIEFRVAWAALGIRPQMQKRFKVDICLNDADHYLDIRPLAEDASIPFYDYQSIGGYKDFGFPTRWQAAELVGQATWWTGFRRTFTKGIGVGLSIVLIVVAFGIWQWKRRFPTIVTVEEKVYRVIAPTDVAADDVTLVGNAERFVLQNLQQELSPSDLAEHLNLSLRQLQRQLREEANLTPTDFIRKIKLEKAALWLVSSPKNVTEIAYELGFTDPAYFSRIFKKHFGQTPSDFQEKAQKT from the coding sequence ATGAAAAAACTCGCTTTACAGCTGGTATTTGTCCTTCTCGTGCATGGTGTTTGCGCTCAATTACCTATTTACTACCTTGACGAACTCCCAACCATCGATGGTCAATCCAACGAATGGCCTCAAGCGTTTTTTCGGAGGTATCGCCCCAAAAGTCGTTTGGTAAAATCACCTAACGAAATGCGGTATGCATTGGGCTTTGATGAAATGTATTTGTACGGTGTTTTTGAGGTAAAAGATGCTCATTTGACCGACCTTGCCAACGATAAAAGTGGTAGCCCTCGTATTACTTTTAACGATGGAGTAGAGTTCTACATTGATACCCAAAATAATAGCAAAGCGTTAATGGAGGGCGATGATTTTCAGCTGATTATGGATGCTATGGGAAACTTAACTGTGTTTAGGGGAGGAGATAAGTTTTTGATAAAAGTAAACGAATCAAAGGTCCCCAAAGATACCATGACGTCGCATTTTGTGATGGATTATCAGGTGGCTCGTAGGGGGACTGTCAATAACGAAACCGATCAAGACGAGGGATACCTTATTGAGTTTCGAGTAGCTTGGGCTGCTTTGGGAATTCGCCCGCAGATGCAAAAACGCTTCAAGGTGGACATCTGCCTCAACGACGCCGACCATTACCTCGACATTCGCCCCTTGGCCGAAGACGCCTCTATTCCTTTTTATGACTACCAAAGTATCGGTGGCTACAAAGATTTTGGTTTTCCGACTAGGTGGCAAGCGGCTGAGTTGGTGGGGCAAGCGACTTGGTGGACGGGCTTTCGACGTACATTCACCAAGGGTATAGGAGTGGGTTTAAGTATCGTTTTGATTGTTGTCGCGTTCGGAATTTGGCAATGGAAGCGTCGTTTCCCAACCATTGTGACCGTCGAAGAAAAAGTCTATCGAGTGATTGCGCCCACGGACGTAGCTGCGGACGATGTGACTCTTGTTGGAAATGCAGAGCGATTTGTGCTGCAAAACCTTCAACAAGAACTTTCTCCGTCTGATCTTGCCGAACACCTCAACCTCAGCTTGCGTCAGCTCCAACGTCAACTGCGGGAAGAAGCCAATCTGACTCCCACGGATTTTATTCGTAAAATCAAACTAGAAAAAGCAGCGCTCTGGCTGGTGTCTTCTCCAAAAAACGTTACCGAAATTGCCTACGAATTGGGATTTACCGACCCTGCCTATTTTTCCCGAATCTTTAAGAAACACTTTGGCCAAACTCCCTCTGATTTTCAAGAAAAGGCTCAAAAAACGTAG
- a CDS encoding ABC transporter ATP-binding protein, whose product MKALAHLNKYLVKYKWYLILGTLFTIISNLFGIIPAQLVRYALDLVKDTLDVYFLFEGAKIQSNFYDIFAFSILLYGLLILAMALLKGVFLFMVRQTLIVMSRHIEFDLKNEIYAHYQTLPLSFYRRHNTGDLMARISEDVSKVRMYVGPSIMYGINLITLFILVISYMVSVNAKLTFYVLLPLPVLSLSIYYVNNIIMKRSEALQAQLSSVSTFVQESFSGIRVVKAFVREREQLRHFINQSNDYRNKSLGLTLVDSLFYPFIVVLVGLSNILVVYIGGQEIMAGRLTPGNITEFILYVSMLTWPVMALGWTTSQTQRAAASQVRINEFLTTKTDIVSEKNTVRDIQGAIRFDNVSFVYPDTGIKAIKQFNLSVKAGETVAILGTTGSGKSTVASLLTRLYDPTEGQILVDGVPLKEYNLQSLRSQTGYVPQDVFLFSDSIAQNVAFGTTGLPFSKIEQAAKDADLYANIVDFPEGFDTKVGERGITLSGGQKQRLSIARAIARDPKILILDDCLSAVDTQTENTILSNLQRIMQDRTSVIISHRVSSAKLADFIVVLNDGEIIEQGTHTELLDRNGPYKELYDKQLQGEEV is encoded by the coding sequence TTGAAAGCACTTGCCCACCTCAACAAATACCTCGTCAAATACAAGTGGTATCTCATTCTTGGAACACTTTTTACCATTATTTCCAACCTTTTTGGCATCATTCCCGCCCAATTGGTTCGCTATGCCCTCGACTTGGTAAAAGATACCCTCGACGTCTATTTTTTGTTTGAAGGCGCCAAAATTCAATCAAATTTTTACGACATTTTTGCCTTCAGCATCCTGTTGTACGGTCTTCTGATTTTGGCCATGGCGCTGCTGAAAGGTGTTTTCTTGTTTATGGTGCGGCAAACCCTCATTGTGATGTCGAGACACATCGAATTTGACCTTAAAAACGAGATTTATGCCCACTACCAAACCCTACCGCTGAGTTTTTATCGACGCCACAACACGGGCGACCTCATGGCACGGATTTCGGAAGATGTCAGCAAGGTGCGGATGTACGTAGGGCCGTCGATTATGTACGGCATCAACCTCATTACGTTGTTTATTTTGGTGATTAGCTACATGGTTTCGGTCAATGCCAAACTGACTTTTTATGTTTTGCTACCGTTGCCAGTCTTATCGTTGAGCATTTACTACGTCAACAATATCATCATGAAACGCTCGGAGGCATTGCAAGCACAACTTTCATCGGTTTCGACGTTTGTGCAGGAATCGTTTTCAGGCATTCGGGTGGTCAAAGCGTTTGTTCGGGAGCGGGAGCAGCTTCGCCATTTTATCAATCAAAGCAACGATTATCGCAACAAATCGCTTGGATTGACACTCGTCGATTCGCTGTTTTATCCCTTTATTGTGGTCTTGGTAGGCTTGAGTAATATTCTCGTGGTCTATATTGGTGGACAGGAAATCATGGCAGGACGTCTAACTCCTGGCAACATCACCGAGTTTATTTTGTACGTCAGTATGCTGACATGGCCCGTGATGGCCCTTGGTTGGACAACTAGCCAAACCCAACGAGCGGCGGCGTCGCAGGTACGTATCAATGAGTTTTTGACCACCAAAACCGACATTGTTTCGGAGAAAAATACGGTACGCGACATTCAAGGCGCCATCCGTTTTGACAATGTCTCGTTTGTTTATCCCGACACGGGCATTAAAGCCATCAAGCAATTTAATCTAAGCGTAAAAGCAGGAGAAACGGTGGCTATTTTGGGAACAACAGGTTCGGGAAAAAGTACCGTAGCCAGCCTTCTCACGCGTTTGTATGACCCTACTGAAGGGCAGATTTTGGTCGATGGTGTTCCGCTCAAAGAGTATAACCTTCAATCGCTCCGAAGCCAAACGGGCTACGTGCCTCAAGACGTGTTTTTGTTTTCAGATTCTATCGCTCAAAACGTAGCGTTTGGAACAACAGGCTTGCCGTTTTCTAAAATTGAACAAGCAGCCAAAGACGCTGATTTGTACGCCAATATCGTTGATTTCCCCGAAGGATTTGACACCAAAGTAGGCGAACGCGGCATTACGCTGTCGGGTGGTCAAAAACAGCGGCTTTCGATTGCGCGCGCCATTGCCCGTGACCCTAAAATCTTGATTTTGGACGACTGCCTTTCGGCCGTAGATACGCAAACCGAAAACACGATTTTGAGCAACCTCCAACGCATCATGCAAGACCGCACCTCGGTGATTATCTCTCACCGTGTGTCGTCGGCCAAACTCGCCGATTTCATCGTGGTTTTAAACGACGGAGAAATCATCGAACAAGGTACGCATACCGAACTCCTTGACAGAAACGGCCCTTACAAAGAACTATACGACAAGCAGTTGCAAGGAGAAGAGGTGTAA